The proteins below are encoded in one region of Natranaerovirga hydrolytica:
- a CDS encoding M20/M25/M40 family metallo-hydrolase, which yields MSEVLEGKLIQAIKEITEALHDDMVAFSQKLIQTPSISGTEKELADLNIAEMEKLGYDEVFRDEQGNVVGIVKGTEDGPTIMFNSHMDHVSPGDKNNWEGYDPYGGLIDICKVDNQEKEPDEAECIHGRGASDVKCGEAMQIYSGGLLVKLKEKGFQFKGNYMFTGVVQEEPAEMVGMLHLIDKTLPAKGLTYDAMVSSEATSLKLYCGHRGRVEMLITVYGRTSHGSAPWLGINSIYKAMPLIEKIKDELYPSLPTDPDLGQASLSLNIIECSPGALSIVPDKCMLSLDRRTLPGETAEIAVAQIQKIIDELASKDPEFKADVKVKTAVETSYTGVSYEASKDMNPWKISKDHGFVKAAAEALESVGQTPKYGYWDFGTDASKTCGIDRKPTIGYSPMQEQYAHTPYDKCRTDFMKKALEGNVALFIHAAASGKEGFEKVEW from the coding sequence ATGAGTGAAGTATTAGAAGGCAAATTAATTCAGGCAATCAAAGAGATTACAGAAGCGTTACATGATGATATGGTGGCGTTTTCACAAAAGTTAATTCAAACACCAAGTATCAGTGGGACGGAAAAAGAGCTTGCAGATTTGAATATAGCAGAAATGGAAAAATTAGGCTATGATGAGGTATTTCGTGATGAACAAGGGAATGTTGTAGGGATTGTTAAGGGAACAGAGGATGGTCCAACCATTATGTTTAATTCTCATATGGACCATGTTAGTCCAGGTGATAAAAACAACTGGGAAGGTTATGATCCTTATGGAGGACTCATTGATATTTGTAAAGTGGATAATCAGGAAAAAGAACCAGATGAAGCAGAGTGTATCCATGGTCGAGGCGCCTCTGATGTAAAATGTGGCGAAGCCATGCAAATATATTCTGGAGGACTTCTTGTCAAACTAAAAGAAAAAGGGTTTCAATTTAAAGGGAATTATATGTTCACAGGTGTGGTGCAAGAAGAGCCAGCAGAAATGGTCGGCATGTTACATCTTATTGATAAAACATTGCCAGCTAAAGGTTTAACTTATGATGCCATGGTTTCTTCAGAAGCGACTTCATTAAAATTATACTGTGGTCATAGAGGACGTGTAGAAATGTTAATTACAGTATATGGCAGAACGTCTCATGGTAGTGCGCCTTGGTTAGGCATTAATTCAATTTATAAGGCAATGCCTCTAATAGAAAAGATTAAAGATGAATTGTATCCATCTCTGCCAACGGATCCGGATTTAGGTCAAGCTTCTTTATCTTTAAATATTATTGAGTGCTCACCAGGTGCATTATCTATTGTACCAGACAAATGTATGTTGTCTTTAGACCGTCGTACATTACCAGGTGAAACAGCTGAAATTGCTGTGGCTCAAATTCAAAAAATCATTGATGAATTGGCCAGTAAAGATCCAGAATTTAAAGCGGATGTTAAGGTGAAAACCGCAGTAGAAACATCTTATACAGGTGTATCCTATGAAGCTTCTAAAGATATGAACCCATGGAAAATCAGCAAGGACCATGGTTTTGTAAAAGCAGCAGCAGAAGCCTTGGAATCGGTAGGTCAAACACCAAAATACGGTTATTGGGACTTTGGTACAGACGCTAGTAAAACATGTGGCATTGATAGAAAACCAACTATTGGTTATTCTCCAATGCAAGAACAATACGCACATACCCCTTATGACAAATGTCGTACAGATTTTATGAAAAAAGCTTTAGAAGGTAATGTGGCTCTTTTTATTCATGCAGCTGCAAGTGGTAAAGAAGGGTTTGAAAAAGTAGAATGGTAA